A segment of the Chlamydiales bacterium genome:
TTTTCAAAGCTGTAACCGATTTAATGATCGCAACAGGGCCATCAAAAGCGACCGCTGTTCCCTGCAGGTGAATCTGGTTAGGATATTGCGCCATGAGTTTTGGCAGCTCTAACCATCCGTCGAGAAGACTTCTATCGATATTCGCGCGGACGAGTGCGACGATACTTCCAATGTCATAAGCTCCAGCAAAGAGCGGACGACCGATATCTACTGTAGCAGCAACTGTTAAACCCATGGAAAGACTCTCCTATCTAATTATGTTTTCAAATGAGTCAGTATTCTACATTTTATCCATACAAAAATCAATTCGTTAATTAATAAAACCGTATTAATTTTTTCATTAATAAAACAATCGCTTGTAGAGAAGGAAAAAAATTTATACGGCTCCTTTATGGGCTTGCGCGGATTCGCAAGCTCTTTGCATACTCGATGGCCAAACTGTTTTCGGAGGGGTATGGCTGGAAGAGTAGATGCAAAAACGGAGGTCAAGTATGAGGCTGCTTATCGAGTTTTAGAGGATGCGGATGTTGAACTTCTCCCAATGCCTAAAGAGAGGCCTCGCAGAAACTCTGGTTACCAGTCGGGTGAAAGTTCGATAGTGAGCATGGAAGGAGTAGGAGCAGGTAGCCTTCATATTCCCTCTGGGCTAATGCAGCAGTTCGCTGCCACGCAACAGGCTGGAGAAGAGTCTTTAACAGAGATTCTATATTTTGAGGATGGTAGCAGGTATCATGGGCCGACCCAAAATGGCATACCAGATGGTGAAGATGGGGTCATGACATGGCCGAATGGAGAGGTCTATTCCGGAGATTTCAAAGATGGGGTTCCTGATGGAGATGGTATTAGACAGGGCGTTGGCTTCGAAGAGGAAGGCGAATTTCAACATGGAGTCATCTGGAATGGAACGCATAGCAATAAGTTTGTAACTGTGCAGATTATAGGCGGAGAGGTGGCGGAGAATGAGTGCAACTGCTGTCCCATCATGTAAAATGCTTCTCAAAGGATCTATTAATTGAAATTTATTTTAATTCTGCTCGTGCGCGGATATCAGCTGGTAATTGGGCCCTACATTGGGAAGTCTTGTAGGTTCTATCCGAGCTGCTCGGACTATGCGATTGAAGCGCTGAAGAAGCACGGGGGCATAAAAGGGACGTGGCTGACGATCAAGCGTCTCGGCAGGTGCAATCCCTGGCATAGCGGTGGTGTAGACGAAGTACCCGATTAATATCTAATAACAGGTGTTCAAATGACAGCGACAATAGGTGGTTTCCGCATCAGAGATCCAGAAGGCCAATGTCTTGAAATGGATTTCGGGAGTCTTGATGAGGACAGCGGAATTGAGCTGGCCGAATGGCTAAAGAAAAATGATACTTTAACAGAACTCAGCATGACTGAAAATTATCTGGGTGTTGAAGTTGCAAAGGCTCTAGCGGACGCCCTTCTTGTGAACAAGACTCTGCAAAAACTAGATCTCTTTCTGAATATTTTTGAGGCGGAAGGAGCAAGAGCGCTTGCAAGACCTCTCTCAAAAAATTGCAGCCTTACCGATCTTAGTCTCGAAGGAAATTCTCTTGGAGATAAGGGAGCAAAAGCAGTGGCGAGAGGACTGGTAGGGAACTCTACCTTACTTAGGCTCAATCTCTCTGCGAACTCTCACACAGAGCCTTTGGGAGATGCAGGAGCTGAGGCACTGGCAGGAGCGCTGTTAAATAACCGCTTCTTGCGAAGGCTTGATCTCTCCAAAAATGTAATTCAAGCGCAAGGCGGAAGGGCTCTCTCCTTCATGTTAAAAGAGAATACGACGTTGCGACGCTTGGAGCTTCAAGATAACGAGCTAGGTGACAAGGGAGTCAAGCCGATCTGCGAGGTCCTAAAAAAGAGAAATCGCTCTCTCTTGCGCCTAGATATCGGACGGAACAATCTGACTGTTTCAATGGGTCTTTTAATGGCAACACTCTTGGATGAAAACCCAATATTAAGACAGCTCGGCATGAGCGGAAATCAACTGGGATATGAGGGAGTAAGACCTATAGCTCGCTCTTTAAGAGAGAGAAATTGCACCCTCCTGGTCCTTGAACTCTCTTTCACTGAACTCTGCGACAAATGCGCTCACAAGCTTTCAAAAATGTTGAAAGCAAACGGCAGACTTCAGCAACTCGATGTAAGAGAGAATGAAAAACTCACCGAACAGGGAGTCAAAGAGCTGACGCAAGCTCTTAAAAGAAACTACTCCATCATACAGCTCGACACAGATTACATCTCCGCAGATATGTACAATGCGATCGAGGTATTTACGGAGCGAAACAAGAAGCTGCTGGAAGAGAATATAAAAGCAGCAAAAGATGCTGGTGCTGGAGCAGGTGCTGCAGCCGAGGCTAAAGAGGAGAAAAAAGAGAAGCCGAAAGAGAAACCAAAGAAGGCTTAACGCTCTGGGATCTCTAAAACTCTGCCGACGCGAAGCTTCTCGGTTTCCAGGTGGTTAGCGCGTTTGATAGCGTCGACGCTGACGCGATATTTTCGCGCGATCTTCCAGAGGTTGTCCCCATTTGCAACTGTGTGCGTGCGCTTCTTCGAAGCTGCCTGCTTAGGCGCACTTGTAGCTTTTGTTTTTACAACAGCTGCAGGCAGCGCTTGGGCTGAGGCTTGAACGGGCTCCTCGATTGCGGCTGTAAGGACGGGCTCCGCAGGTGTAGGGAGAAAGTGGGGCGCGAACTTGCGAATGGTAGCAAGATGATCGTAGGGCTCTGGCACCGCTTCTGCTGTTGCAAGATAGAGGAGTCCTGCGGCTTTTTTCCAGACAGCATCGGAGCGCGGGCTTGTGATAAGCTCTCTAGAAAAGCGAGCGAGCGGCGGATAGTTTGCTGGGAGGAGATCAAAGAGAGTGAGCACCTGAGCATCGCTCATGCGCTTGCAGGCGAACTCGAGGTCGACTTCAAGAAAGAGCTTTGCTGCAATGATCGAGCGCTGATTTAAATATTCGAGAAGCAGTGTGCGGCGTCTTTCGATAGATAGATCTTGCGCGAGGCGCTGCTGATCTGTAAATGCGCTGAGAATATTCCAATCCCCTTGAGAGACCATCTCAACCAGCATCTCTTTTTCCATCTTAAGCCCGGTGCGAGTGAACAGGAGAAATGTGGTGTGGAAGTGCGGCGTGAGATAGAAGGCTTCAAGCAGGGTTGGGTCGCGAGGGAAGGTGGTGCGCTGGATCTCGAAAAAGAGGCCTTGCGGGGTGAAAGGCCACTTCTCGGTGCGCGCGTAGTGAAGAATAGCCTGGTACTGGAAGTCGGCGAGCCCAGGGTAGATGACGAGAGGGATCTGCTCCCCTCCCTGCGCATTTCGGAAAGGGATAAGGCGCTTCTGCAGCTCGAGGCCGCCTAGGGCGCGCTCGAGGTTAAAGTGGTGGAACGCGACGAGGCAAGCGAGCGAGAGGTCCCGCTTATTATATCCATCTTCTACGAGCTCTTTGTTATCTAAACGTAAAAGAAGATCTTGAAATGAGAGCATCGAGTAGGAGCGGAGGAGCTGCTCGTTGGTTACGGCGCTTGTGCTTCTCTCTTTTGAAGAGGGTCTAAGTTCGATCGGCACTGAGATCTCCCGGTCTTTTAAAACGAGGTAGACAAAAGTGCAGAGAAGTAGAATATTCAGGGCGCCACTAATAATTAGCAGCTGAGTGACTTTGCGGGTGCGCTCGATCAAAGGAGCTTCTAACGAACTTTTAGACATATGGGTCGATTTATGTTATATTCCCCACTTTACCAATTTGATCAATAAATGTGATATGAAACTACCATTATCTTGGCTCAAAGATTTCGTTGAAATCAATCTCTCTCTGGATGAGATCGCAGAAGCGCTCACAATGGGCGGTCTTGAAGTGGATAAGATCGAGGAGAAAAATGGGGATGTGCTTTTCGAGATCTCCCTCACTCCAAACTTAGGCCACTGCATGAGCGTTCTGGGAATCGCCCGCGAACTCTCAGCTTTGAAAGATCTGCCGCTGAAGGAGCCCTCTCTCTCTGTAAAAGAGGATCCCAAACAGAGCTTACAAGAGATGGTGTCGGTCGAAATTAAAGATGCAGAGCAGTGCAACCGCTACGCCTGCCGCCTAGTTACAAACGTGAAGGTGGGCCCTTCTCCTGCGTGGATGGTCAAACGACTTGAAGCTTCGGGGATCCGCAGCATCAATAACGTGGTAGACGTTACAAACTATGTCATGCTGGAGAGAGGCCAACCCCTCCATGCATTTGACTATGACAAGCTCTCCGGAAAAAAAATATTTATCACTTCTAAGTCTAGCAGCTCTGAACTTGTAACACTCGATGAGAAGAGCTACAAAATTCCCGAAGGCGTTCTCCTCATTGCAGACGAAAAGAAGCCGCTCGCTTTTGCAGGTGTGATGGGCGGGATGGACTCTAGCGTATCCGAGTCTACGCAGACCATCCTGCTTGAATCGGCCTACTTCACACCTCAGGCGGTGCGGAAATCGTGTAAGCAGCTGGGCCTGCGCACAGAGTCTTCACAGCGATTTGAAAAAGAGGTCGATTTTGCAGGGGTGCCAGCTGCATTAGACCGAGCAGCCTCTCTTCTTCAAGAGATCGCGCATGGAAATGTGGCGAAGGGGATGATCGATGTGGCCGCTGGAAAGCGGGAGCAAGCCCCTATCACCTGCCGGATGGCGCGCATCACAGAAATGCTGGGAATCCATCTGAGCCTTAGAGAGGTGGTGACCATTTTCAAGAAGCTCCAGATTAAAATTCTCCGCGAAAACCAGGACTCTATCGAGGTTCTCCCTCCAAGTTTTCGCAACGACTTGAAAATAGAGATCGACCTGATCGAAGAGGTCGCCCGCATCTACGGATATAAGAACATCCCCCCAAAAAGACCAAAACACGTCACATCGCCACTAGACTCCTCTCCGCTCTTTATCTTTGAGAGAGAGATGAGAGAGCGGCTTGTGGCTCAAGGCCTTCAAGAGTGCATGAGCTGCGACTTAATTAGCCCCTCTCTTGCGCAGCTCACTGCAGAGATCGCAGATCAGAATGCGCAGATCTCTGTGCTCCATCCAGCATCTGTAGATCAGTCTGTTCTGCGCACCTCGCTGCTTCCAGGCCTCCTCCAGATGACAAAACTCAACCTGGCTCACCAGACCAGAGAGATCTCGGCTTTTGAAATCGGAAGAATCCACTTCAAAGACAAGGGCCACTATAAAGAGCAGACAATGATTGGAATCCTCTGCTCCGGACCCTCTGCACCCCACCACTTCAATCCCAAGCCCCAAGAGTTTGACTTTTACGACCTGAAGGGAAAGATAGAGAGCCTCCTGCTTGGGCTAGGCATTGAAAATGTCATTTTCGAACAGTCTCACCTGCACAACTTCCATCCAGGCAGACAGGCGCGGATCCGCGTTGGCGATCTGACCATCGGAGCGCTCGGCGAGATCCATCCTGTGCGCCTAGCAGCCCTCGACATCGAACCTCGTGTCTACTTTGCTGAACTCAACCTTCACGAACTTTTGCACTTAAAACGAAAGGAGTGGAAGGTTCAGAATCTCTCCCTCTTTCCTGGATCCGAGAGAGATTGGACCATGACGGTGAAGGAGGAGGCGTCGATTGGCCACCTCCTAAAACTCATTAACGAAATAAGCTCTCCTTATTTAGAAAAAGTACAGCTTCTTGGTATCTACCGCGATGCGCGTCTTGGAAAAGAGAAGAAAAATGTTTCTTTTAGATTCTATTATCGAGATAAAGAAAAAACTCTTTCATTTGAGGCTGTTGAAGGCGAACATACAAAAATTTCACAAGAAGTAGCCAAAAAGTTAGAGCTTCTATTAGACTGAAATTACACGGAAAAATAAAAAACACCCTCCTCGAGGTCTCTTATGAACCCATCCGCAAATTCTAAATTTTCGCCTTTCGCGCCTTTTCCGTCATATTTTCGTGCTGCTTCTTGGTCTACTTATTTAAGTATGTCCTGCGAATCAGCGCAAAAATCTGACGAAAAATCCATCAAAATTCAAAAACTTATAATTCGCGGATAGGTTCACTATGAAAATGAAGTTTTACTCTCTCTTCGGAGCTCTAGCACTCGTCACATGCAGCTGTAACAATCAGAAGCAGGACGATCAGGTCATCTCTCAGCGTCACATCCACAAGTATGGCTATGCTGTTTCTGCCGATGAGTGGAACATGAACAACTATCCTGGCCAGGTAATCACCGCACTGCGCAGTGGCGTAACCATCACCTCAAGCTATGAAAATGGCGTCCTCCACGGCCCTTGCACACGCACCTTCCCTAACAGCCAGATCGTCGAATCCTACACTCTTTACAATCAGGGCACACCGGTTAAAGAGGTCAGCTACGACAACAAAGCGATGCCGGTTCGCGAGCGCATCCAGC
Coding sequences within it:
- the yidD gene encoding membrane protein insertion efficiency factor YidD, with amino-acid sequence MKFILILLVRGYQLVIGPYIGKSCRFYPSCSDYAIEALKKHGGIKGTWLTIKRLGRCNPWHSGGVDEVPD
- a CDS encoding phenylalanine--tRNA ligase subunit beta, whose translation is MKLPLSWLKDFVEINLSLDEIAEALTMGGLEVDKIEEKNGDVLFEISLTPNLGHCMSVLGIARELSALKDLPLKEPSLSVKEDPKQSLQEMVSVEIKDAEQCNRYACRLVTNVKVGPSPAWMVKRLEASGIRSINNVVDVTNYVMLERGQPLHAFDYDKLSGKKIFITSKSSSSELVTLDEKSYKIPEGVLLIADEKKPLAFAGVMGGMDSSVSESTQTILLESAYFTPQAVRKSCKQLGLRTESSQRFEKEVDFAGVPAALDRAASLLQEIAHGNVAKGMIDVAAGKREQAPITCRMARITEMLGIHLSLREVVTIFKKLQIKILRENQDSIEVLPPSFRNDLKIEIDLIEEVARIYGYKNIPPKRPKHVTSPLDSSPLFIFEREMRERLVAQGLQECMSCDLISPSLAQLTAEIADQNAQISVLHPASVDQSVLRTSLLPGLLQMTKLNLAHQTREISAFEIGRIHFKDKGHYKEQTMIGILCSGPSAPHHFNPKPQEFDFYDLKGKIESLLLGLGIENVIFEQSHLHNFHPGRQARIRVGDLTIGALGEIHPVRLAALDIEPRVYFAELNLHELLHLKRKEWKVQNLSLFPGSERDWTMTVKEEASIGHLLKLINEISSPYLEKVQLLGIYRDARLGKEKKNVSFRFYYRDKEKTLSFEAVEGEHTKISQEVAKKLELLLD
- a CDS encoding LysM peptidoglycan-binding domain-containing protein — encoded protein: MSKSSLEAPLIERTRKVTQLLIISGALNILLLCTFVYLVLKDREISVPIELRPSSKERSTSAVTNEQLLRSYSMLSFQDLLLRLDNKELVEDGYNKRDLSLACLVAFHHFNLERALGGLELQKRLIPFRNAQGGEQIPLVIYPGLADFQYQAILHYARTEKWPFTPQGLFFEIQRTTFPRDPTLLEAFYLTPHFHTTFLLFTRTGLKMEKEMLVEMVSQGDWNILSAFTDQQRLAQDLSIERRRTLLLEYLNQRSIIAAKLFLEVDLEFACKRMSDAQVLTLFDLLPANYPPLARFSRELITSPRSDAVWKKAAGLLYLATAEAVPEPYDHLATIRKFAPHFLPTPAEPVLTAAIEEPVQASAQALPAAVVKTKATSAPKQAASKKRTHTVANGDNLWKIARKYRVSVDAIKRANHLETEKLRVGRVLEIPER